From one Trifolium pratense cultivar HEN17-A07 linkage group LG1, ARS_RC_1.1, whole genome shotgun sequence genomic stretch:
- the LOC123888568 gene encoding uncharacterized protein LOC123888568, which translates to MSNVKHHFKILNITGDNYITWNNNLTEYLACEGLDNILEGNNAGVQTADSQELAMKKSKVNRIIKHHLDDGLQTEYSNAKDPKILWDKLKARFGHQRKVLLPSLMDQWNKLRFQDYKSVVAYNSTMHQIIAQLEFCGVAITEEQKLEKTFSTFHASQVLLQQQYRMRGFTEYSDLVAALLVAEQNNELLIKNHQTRPTGTIAYPEINATTFNRGRGGHNRHKGRRGKAHFDGRGRNHGRNHFRGRGRGRGYVNNYRPPKYDQNNNNHQGKGHLLKKRERK; encoded by the exons ATGTCAAACGTTAAGCATCATTTCAAAATTCTAAACATAACCGGAGATAATTACATAACATGGAACAACAACTTAACTGAGTACCTTGCATGTGAGGGGCTCGATAATATTCTAGAAGGAAATAATGCAGGGGTGCAAACAGCTGACTCACAGGAATTAGCAATGAAAAAATCGAAAGTAAATCGGATAATTAAACACCACCTTGATGATGGATTACAAACAGAATATTCAAATGCCAAGGATCCCAAAATACTATGGGACAAACTTAAGGCAAGATTTGGACATCAGAGGAAAGTCCTGTTACCTTCATTAATGGATCAGTGGAACAAATTAAGGTTCCAAGATTATAAAAGTGTTGTTGCATATAACTCTACCATGCACCAAATTATTGCACAATTAGAATTTTGCGGTGTGGCTATAACTGAAGAACAGAAATtggaaaaaacattttcaacttTCCATGCATCCCAAGTATTGTTGCAACAACAATATAGAATGAGGGGATTTACTGAGTACTCTGATTTGGTCGCAGCTCTTTTGGTGGCAGAACAAAACAATGAGCTCTTGATAAAAAACCACCAGACACGTCCCACAGGAACAATAGCATACCCCGAAATAAATGCAACAACATTTAATCGTGGGCGTGGTGGCCATAATCGTCATAAAGGACGAAGGGGTAAAGCTCATTTTGATGGTCGAGGCAGAAATCATGGTCGAAACCACTTTCGTGGTAGAGGTCGTGGACGAGGATATGTGAATAATTATAGGCCTCCTAAATatgaccaaaataataataatcatcaagGTAAAG GGCATCTGTTgaagaaaagggaaaggaaGTAA
- the LOC123888586 gene encoding secreted RxLR effector protein 161-like: MKDLGKTKFCLGLQIEYTKNGILVHQSNYTERVLKRFNMDKANPLSTPMMGRTLNVEKDLFRPKEENETDLGSEVPYLSAIGALMYLANCTRPDIAFAVNLLARFSSYAGYLSDPHNAKSQTGYVFTYGDTAISWRSQKQTLVATSSNHAEVIALHEASKECRWLRSVTQHIQGTSGLPTDKNPTILYEDNAACVT, translated from the exons atgaaagatTTGGGGAAAACCAAATTCTGCCTTGGTTTGCAAATTgaatatactaaaaatggtaTATTGGTACATCAATCAAACTATACAGAAAGGGTATTGAAAAGATTCAACATGGACAAAGCCAACCCTTTGAGTACCCCAATGATGGGCAGAACATTAAATGTTGAAAAGGATCTGTTTAGACCTaaggaagaaaatgaaacaGATCTTGGCTCTGAAGTACCATACCTCAGTGCCATTGGGGCACTCATGTACCTTGCCAACTGTACAAGGCCTGATATAGCCTTTGCAGTGAATTTACTAGCAAGATTCAGTTCAT ATGCAGGATATTTGTCAGATCCACATAATGCTAAATCACAGACTGGATATGTGTTTACATATGGTGACACCGCAATATCATGGAGATCTCAAAAGCAAACACTTGTAGCAACTTCTTCAAATCATGCTGAAGTAATTGCCCTCCATGAAGCTAGCAAAGAATGTAGATGGTTGAGATCAGTAACTCAACATATCCAAGGAACGTCTGGTTTACCAACTGATAAGAATCCAACAATTTTGTATGAAGACAATGCTGCATGTGTTACCTAG
- the LOC123910864 gene encoding uncharacterized protein LOC123910864 translates to MSENSEISFSTSSRSLGEIPEIAAINLGIDLVSASKRNITFLKSVADSPWLHNTNIKVEAIRRYRDLWMPLISDLTVQNTSLPMILPPFDVEWIWFCHSLNHGSYREYCERRFSKVVGRAVIYDEENREYALMRCREIWNSKYPFESFENEASYDSQDDCDLVVVDEGSVGLSLRLNDDVFKEVEKHRLLCLMFMEPYRSELVYLIAARQRYKAFLFMIQRLGSESCSSLVPTSDILLMWVTHQSYPTVYMEDLKALALESDIQKVATISEPVKEKDFEETKKLWDRAFNQPYEKAGGEVSLALEGVISIKAPISWDESDTDVNTKYKSLLPRFLLEACVFVRPKPRIKASQKDTNRDFLRLRMIRCHSELKLDEAISNFPFDSWKKAWHLYCEFGTKGVMLEYRRHGGGNCLKRSNMQDTVSFRWNDLLRSDSLTLEKEVSQQVNAVVSITPPVQASYLLKCVPDRVTDDSGAMISDVFLKMNSYHPQEGRWLSRTVLDHSGRVCFVIRIRVGGGFWRRGGETPSAVKWEDRIIEIREGSWSYVAGSIGRAPEKVVATATPKEHAEQCKAVWLFSTGDELIIQWDSLLSISSLTFSLTNQTSPSELSVKLLKGRQMQYQVNKTKSKNKNEETKSELEEDEEGFLTLVRFAEDNPNGKATALLNWKLLVVEVLPEEDTVLMLLLCISILKSLSEMKKHDVGGLLVRRRLKQANFGTKDWGSVILDPSSFGDSPYVQPWYWNARLVMAFDEGEQLKRQPVLSHSAVEGSDKLYKNGIIS, encoded by the exons atgtcGGAAAATTCCGAAATATCCTTCAGCACATCGTCGAGAAGTCTCGGCGAGATACCCGAAATCGCCGCCATAAATCTCGGAATCGATCTCGTATCAGCATCCAAACGAAACATCACGTTTTTAAAAAGCGTTGCAGATTCTCCATGGCTTCATAACACAAACATTAAAGTTGAAGCAATAAGAAGATACCGTGATTTATGGATGCCGTTGATTTCTGATCTAACGGTGCAGAACACTTCTCTTCCAATGATTCTTCCTCCGTTTGATGTTGAATGGATTTGGTTCTGTCATAGTTTGAATCATGGAAGTTATAGAGAGTATTGTGAGAGAAGATTCTCGAAAGTTGTTGGTAGAGCGGTTATTTATGATGAAGAGAATAGAGAATATGCGTTGATGAGGTGTAGAGAGATTTGGAACAGTAAATATCCTTTTGAGTCGTTTGAGAATGAAGCAAGTTATGATTCGCAGGATGATTGTGATCTTGTGGTTGTTGATGAGGGGAGTGTTGGTTTGAGTTTGAGGTTGAATGATGATGTTTTTAAGGAAGTTGAGAAGCATAGGTTGTTGTGTTTGATGTTTATGGAACCGTATAGGTCTGAGTTGGTTTACTTGATAGCTGCGAGACAGAGATATAAAGCTTTTTTGTTTATGATCCAAAGGTTGGGTTCTGAATCATGTTCGAGTTTGGTTCCTACTTCGgatattttgttgatgtgggtGACCCATCAG AGCTACCCAACGGTGTATATGGAAGATTTGAAAGCATTGGCCTTAGAGAGTGACATTCAGAAGGTTGCAACTATTTctgaacctgtgaaggaaaagGATTTTGAAGAAACCAAGAAATTATGGGATAGGGCATTCAATCAACCTTATGAGAAAGCCGGCGGAGAAGTGTCTTTGGCATTGGAAGGTGTTATCTCAATCAAGGCCCCCATCTCCTGGGATGAATCAGACACTGATGTCAATACAAAATATAAGTCCTTGCTTCCAAGATTTTTACTTGAG GCTTGTGTGTTTGTGAGGCCTAAGCCAAGAATAAAGGCATCACAGAAGGATACAAATCGTGATTTCCTACGCCTCCGAATGATCAGGTGTCATAGTGAGCTAAAGCTAGATGAAGCCATTTCAAATTTCCCCTTTGATTCATGGAAAAAAGCTTGGCATCTTTACTGCGAGTTTGGGACTAAGGGAGTTATGCTCGAATATCGTCGTCATGGTGGTGGTAACTGTCTAAAACGAAGTAACATGCAAGACACTGTTTCATTCCGCTGGAACGATTTATTGAGATCAGATTCTCTAACATTGGAAAAGGAAGTTAGTCAGCAGGTGAATGCCGTTGTGTCAATAACGCCACCGGTTCAGGCATCATACTTGTTGAAATGTGTGCCTGATCGTGTCACAGATGATTCAGGGGCGATGATTTCTGATGTGTTTCTGAAGATGAATAGTTATCACCCGCAAGAAGGACGATGGTTGTCTCGCACGGTTCTTGATCATTCAGGGAGAGTGTGTTTTGTTATTAGAATTAG GGTAGGAGGAGGATTTTGGAGAAGAGGAGGTGAAACTCCTTCAGCTGTAAAATGGGAAGATAGGATTATAGAGATACGCGAAGGATCTTGGTCTTATGTAGCTGGTTCCATTGGTAGAGCCCCTG AGAAGGTTGTGGCCACTGCGACACCAAAGGAACATGCGGAACAATGTAAGGCGGTATGGTTGTTTTCAACGGGAGATGAACTGATTATACAGTGGGATTCATTGCTATCAATATCAAGTCTCACATTTAGTTTGACAAATCAAACATCTCCATCAGAGTTATCG GTGAAGTTACTAAAAGGGAGGCAAATGCAATACCAAGTGAACAAAACAAAGTCAAAGAACAAAAACGAAGAAACAAAAAGCGAGTTAGAGGAGGACGAGGAGGGTTTTCTAACACTCGTACGTTTTGCCGAAGATAACCCTAATGGAAAAGCAACAGCTCTACTAAATTGGAAACTATTGGTTGTCGAAGTATTGCCAGAAGAAGACACAGTACTAATGCTTCTCCTTTGCATTTCAATATTGAAAAGTTTATCCGAAATGAAAAAACATGACGTGGGCGGCTTGTTAGTGAGAAGaagattaaaacaagcaaattTTGGTACTAAAGATTGGGGTTCTGTGATACTTGATCCATCTTCATTTGGTGATTCACCTTATGTTCAACCTTGGTATTGGAATGCTAGACTTGTGATGGCATTTGATGAAGGAGAACAACTCAAAAGGCAGCCAGTTTTAAGTCATTCTGCAGTGGAAGGCAGCGACAAGTTATACAAGAATGGGATCATAAGTTAA
- the LOC123885111 gene encoding pectinesterase-like, translating into MKTSTTLYTFVSFITILFFLFSPSLASLLPSPNTTCNITPYPSFCTTTLPPNYLSIHDQTLFFIQQSLSITNTIFQLISSYFNQSNIPYSTLLVLQDCLNLSELNIDFLSNVIQAIEINTNTMSTNQGYDLQTLLSAVLTNHQTCLDGFNEVNPYPNISTTLSNPLSDGTKFYRISLSFFNQYRVNTVVARLTEKAITMNNRKLLQTSVDNVMVTERVIVNPDGSGDFVTINEAVDAAPNKTGTDNGYYVIYVVAGIYNEYVSISKSKENLMIVGDGIGRTVITGNRSVVDGWTTFQSATFAVTGKGFVAVNITFQNTAGSSKHQAVAVRNGADMSVFYNCSFEGYQDTLYAHSLRQFYKNCNIYGTVDFIFGNAAAIFQNCNIYPRLPMQNQFNAITAQGRTDPNQNTGFSIWNCYIVAASELGGANNNYNGIKTYLGRPWKEYSRTIYMQCFIDGLIDSKGWIEWLDDFALNTLYYAEFANWGQGSYTSNRVTWKGYHQIDGKNADEFTVYKFIQGDMWLPMTGVPFRAGLQ; encoded by the exons ATGAAAACATCAACTACCTTGTACACTTTTGTTTCCTTCATTACTatcctcttcttcctcttctctcCCTCTCTAGCATCTCTTCTTCCCTCCCCAAATACCACATGCAACATTACACCTTACCCATCTTTCTGTACAACTACTCTCCCTCCTAACTATTTATCCATACATGATCAAACCCTTTTCTTCATTCAACAATCTTTATCAATAACTAATACCATTTTTCAATTAATCTCTTCTTATTTTAACCAATCCAACATTCCATATTCCACTTTACTTGTTCTGCAAGATTGTCTTAATCTTTCTGAATTAAATATTGATTTCTTGTCCAATGTTATCCAAGCCATAGAAATTAATACTAATACAATGAGTACTAATCAAGGTTATGATTTGCAAACCTTACTTAGTGCTGTTTTAACTAATCATCAAACATGTTTAGATGGTTTTAATGAGGTTAATCCTTATCCAAATATTAGTACTACTTTATCAAACCCTCTTTCTGATGGGACTAAATTTTATAGGAtatctctttcttttttcaatcAATATCGGGTTAACACCGTCGTTGCAAGATTAACAGAAAAAGCAATTACAATGAATAATAGAAAATTGTTACAAACAAGTGTTGACAATGTGATGGTGACAGAAAGAGTGATTGTTAACCCTGATGGATCTGGAGATTTTGTTACAATAAATGAAGCTGTGGATGCTGCACCTAACAAAACAGGCACCGACAATGGTTATTATGTAATTTATGTTGTTGCTGGGATTTATAATGAGTATGTGTCTATTTCTAAGAGTAAAGAGAATCTAATGATTGTCGGAGATGGTATCGGTCGGACTGTGATTACCGGTAATCGTAGCGTGGTTGATGGTTGGACCACTTTTCAGTCTGCAACTTTTG CTGTAACTGGAAAAGGATTTGTTGCTGTGAACATAACATTTCAAAACACTGCCGGATCAAGCAAGCATCAAGCAGTTGCAGTGAGAAACGGAGCTGACATGTCTGTTTTCTACAATTGTAGCTTCGAAGGTTACCAAGACACGTTATACGCGCATTCTCTCCGACAATTCTACAAAAACTGTAACATTTACGGCACAGTTGATTTCATATTCGGCAATGCAGCAGCAATATTCCAAAACTGTAATATATATCCAAGACTCCCAATGCAAAATCAATTCAATGCAATTACAGCACAAGGAAGAACAGATCCTAATCAAAACACAGGATTTTCAATATGGAATTGTTACATTGTAGCAGCTAGTGAATTAGGGGGtgcaaataataattataatggtATAAAGACATATTTGGGTAGGCCTTGGAAGGAATATTCAAGAACAATTTATATGCAATGTTTTATTGATGGTTTAATTGATTCAAAGGGTTGGATTGAATGGTTAGATGATTTTGCATTAAACACATTGTATTATGCAGAGTTTGCTAATTGGGGACAAGGTTCATATACTAGTAATAGGGTCACATGGAAAGGATACCATCAAATTGATGGAAAAAATGCTGATGAATTCACAGTGTACAAATTTATTCAAGGTGACATGTGGTTGCCTATGACAGGAGTGCCTTTTAGAGCTGGATTACAGTGA